A genomic segment from uncultured Marinifilum sp. encodes:
- a CDS encoding DUF5686 and carboxypeptidase regulatory-like domain-containing protein has translation MTKNFLFLLFFLFPASLFSQQISGKITDSEGKAIPFANIYISELATGTTSNIEGQYQLDLPAGKWNLQYRYLGYKTKEVKVTIGENDLEMNIALAPQTYQLTEVKILASGEDPAYYVMRKAIAMGDYYTKQVSEYDNTVYLKGSGKITSVPRLFKKKLAEQDISVGKTFVTENISKIHFELPNKVEEEVISIRTSGLDEQANPMQFITANLYNTRDDGFISPLDKTAFSVYKFQLESVFEDQDRTINRIKVIPKRKGKDLFRGYLNISETYWNIHSADLQLTLPMTDVEMHQLYAPVTKDVEMPVSFDFEIKFKGMGFGLEGMYVASIKDYKVKLNPDLDHDYLKQQELARIQEEESVNKLTGGEESEVLSAKEKKRKEEIQELLDKSDMNNSDMRKLARLMEKDTEKPKKEKVREPLEIKIEKVKMAKDANEKDSLYWAEIRPIPLSDDEKISFDQKDSLKIVRNTPEYKDSVRRANREFKFNHILFGKTYRYKEENSRLSVPGLFTIDKISYNTIQGFTFEAPFSYSKKDTLGHYFELRSAPTYAFSREHLDFSIGSSYRYNGIKRAWIAFEAGSKAVDFNEESGINPILNAISSLYFKDNYLKLYDKNYLSIWHETDLSNGLNLYTELEYANRKQLYNNNSWYISDPDDNEYTSNIPAGINPELVRDNKALTFIAQLDYTPRHRYTVKQGVKRMINYHSQPTFSLLYKKGIKDVFNSETNYSLLETSVKQAFDIGFNDQIEYKLKAGSFLSHKKTFFADYHHFNTSKPTVMLGSSWDSFRLLDYYKHSTNEDYLEAHLQYTSDRLILKRLPILNNSLAIQEKLFANYLTHTDKQNYWEVGYGLSQIFLLLDVEVVWSFDGKHHRDTGVKLKFNF, from the coding sequence ATGACAAAAAATTTTCTATTTCTACTATTCTTCTTATTCCCTGCAAGTTTATTCTCACAACAAATTTCAGGAAAAATTACCGATTCCGAGGGAAAAGCAATTCCTTTTGCCAATATCTACATTAGCGAGTTAGCAACAGGAACTACATCGAATATCGAAGGCCAATACCAACTAGATTTACCTGCAGGAAAATGGAATTTGCAATACCGATATTTAGGTTATAAAACCAAAGAAGTTAAAGTTACCATTGGTGAAAACGACTTAGAGATGAATATTGCTCTAGCTCCTCAAACCTATCAGTTAACAGAAGTAAAAATTCTGGCAAGTGGTGAAGATCCTGCTTATTATGTAATGAGAAAAGCAATTGCCATGGGCGATTATTACACCAAACAGGTTAGCGAATACGATAATACGGTATACTTAAAAGGATCGGGAAAAATAACTAGTGTACCCCGGCTTTTTAAAAAGAAATTAGCCGAACAAGATATTAGCGTAGGAAAAACTTTCGTGACAGAAAATATCTCAAAAATTCATTTTGAATTGCCCAATAAAGTTGAGGAAGAGGTAATTTCTATTCGAACATCGGGATTAGATGAACAAGCAAATCCTATGCAATTTATAACTGCAAACCTGTACAATACCCGAGACGATGGATTTATTTCTCCTTTAGACAAAACCGCTTTTAGTGTATACAAATTTCAATTGGAATCGGTTTTTGAAGATCAAGACAGAACCATAAATCGCATTAAAGTAATCCCTAAGCGAAAAGGAAAAGATTTGTTTCGCGGATACTTAAATATTAGCGAAACCTACTGGAATATTCATTCTGCCGATTTACAACTCACACTCCCCATGACCGATGTTGAGATGCATCAATTGTATGCACCCGTAACAAAAGACGTGGAGATGCCTGTAAGTTTCGATTTCGAAATTAAATTTAAAGGCATGGGATTTGGTTTAGAGGGAATGTACGTTGCCTCGATTAAGGATTATAAGGTAAAATTGAATCCTGATTTGGATCACGACTACCTTAAACAGCAGGAGTTGGCAAGAATACAGGAAGAAGAAAGTGTCAACAAGTTAACTGGTGGTGAAGAATCAGAAGTTTTATCAGCTAAAGAGAAGAAACGCAAAGAGGAAATCCAGGAGCTTTTGGATAAAAGCGACATGAATAATTCGGACATGAGAAAATTGGCTCGCCTGATGGAAAAAGATACCGAAAAACCTAAAAAGGAAAAGGTTCGTGAGCCTCTGGAAATAAAAATTGAGAAAGTAAAAATGGCAAAAGATGCTAACGAAAAAGATTCTTTGTATTGGGCAGAAATACGCCCTATCCCACTTTCTGATGATGAGAAAATTAGTTTCGACCAAAAAGATTCTCTCAAAATTGTTCGTAACACACCAGAATATAAAGACTCAGTTCGCAGAGCCAATCGCGAATTTAAATTCAATCACATCCTGTTTGGCAAAACCTATCGATACAAAGAAGAAAATTCTCGTTTATCGGTTCCTGGTCTTTTTACTATCGATAAAATTTCCTATAATACGATTCAGGGTTTTACTTTCGAAGCTCCTTTCTCCTATTCAAAAAAAGATACTTTGGGACATTATTTCGAATTAAGATCAGCTCCTACTTATGCATTTTCTCGCGAACATTTAGATTTCTCGATTGGAAGTAGTTACCGTTACAACGGAATAAAACGTGCCTGGATTGCTTTCGAGGCAGGAAGCAAGGCTGTCGATTTTAATGAGGAATCGGGAATTAATCCAATATTAAATGCAATAAGTAGCTTATATTTTAAAGACAATTACCTAAAACTTTACGATAAAAATTATTTGAGTATCTGGCACGAAACTGATCTTTCAAATGGCCTAAATCTTTATACAGAACTGGAATATGCCAACAGAAAACAACTATACAATAACAACAGTTGGTACATTTCCGATCCTGATGACAATGAATATACATCAAATATCCCAGCAGGAATCAATCCGGAATTGGTACGCGATAATAAGGCCTTAACTTTTATTGCTCAGCTGGACTATACACCTCGCCATAGATATACTGTAAAACAAGGCGTTAAACGTATGATTAACTATCACTCTCAACCAACATTCTCGCTACTCTACAAAAAGGGCATTAAAGATGTGTTTAATTCTGAAACCAATTATTCTCTTTTGGAAACATCAGTAAAACAAGCATTCGATATTGGTTTTAACGACCAAATAGAGTATAAGCTAAAAGCAGGTAGTTTTCTTTCGCACAAAAAAACTTTTTTTGCTGATTACCACCATTTTAACACCAGCAAACCAACAGTAATGCTTGGCAGTTCGTGGGATAGCTTCCGATTGCTGGATTACTACAAACACTCCACAAACGAAGATTACCTGGAAGCACATTTACAATATACCTCCGATCGTTTGATACTTAAACGCTTGCCTATTTTAAACAACTCACTTGCCATTCAGGAAAAATTATTTGCCAATTACCTAACTCATACCGATAAACAAAACTACTGGGAAGTAGGTTATGGCTTATCGCAGATTTTCCTTCTGCTTGATGTGGAAGTGGTGTGGAGTTTCGATGGCAAACATCACCGCGATACAGGAGTGAAATTGAAGTTTAATTTTTAA